One region of Eupeodes corollae chromosome 1, idEupCoro1.1, whole genome shotgun sequence genomic DNA includes:
- the LOC129943515 gene encoding synaptic vesicle glycoprotein 2B, giving the protein MVEGDSGRKTTENCNVKDDLQPQALANTGNNNHSILTPYSITSGIKDKEYQITTKDGYDLTSVPLYKHDLERGNGVTAISNAPGGGGVGGVGNGGGGGGGAGTGVPGSEVGIRADFEQAIELTGYGKFHYLLLAICGLVSTSEEMDVISMSFILPSAQCDLDLNTQTKGWLNSIIFIGMMVGAYFWGSIADSMGRKKVLIVISFMNGFCIVASSFSQNYEWFMLFRFLNGAALGGSGPVIWSYFAEFQPKAKRGSMLSFMAAFWTFGNLFVAGLAWLIIPTNIGFITPYFKYNSWRIFLVVCSIPSFIVACLLFYLPESPKFLLSKGKHDRALAIFRGIFVTNTKKPQELYPVRELVIDEKLQQEIAANKASLKGKYHKMLTGMVEHSKQLFRSPILKFTVVSIVINFTFHIGYYGLMMWFPELFNRFDEYGQAHPGETAGVCTVTNYVVNLGTHATEGICSSHIPSAVFMESLISLASALPANLIAILGMDRLGRKFFLIFGTMTSGVCSAAMYFVFSKTQNLIVTAVFSGAISAANAALDCLITEVFPTNLRATGVAISMVAARLGGIVGNVVIATLLDTYCPAPTFIVAALLIGGGLMCLLLPNTTRTSLN; this is encoded by the exons ATGGTAGAAGGTGATTCTGGTAGAAAAACAACTGAAA aCTGTAATGTAAAGGACGACCTACAGCCGCAAGCCCTTGCAAACACAGGCAATAACAACCATTCAATATTAACGCCCTACTCTATAACCTcgggcatcaaggataaggaataCCAGATAACCACCAAAGATGGCTACGACCTCACTTCAGTGCCACTCTACAAGCATGATTTAGAACGTGGCAATGGTGTTACCGCCATCAGTAATGCACCTGGTGGTGGTGGCGTTGGTGGTGTCGGTAATGGAGGTGGTGGAGGAGGAGGAGCTGGTACCGGTGTTCCCGGATCTGAAGTCGGCATTCGTGCCGATTTCGAACAAGCCATCGAATTAACCGGCTATGGAAAATTCCACTATCTACTACTAGCGATATGTGGTCTCGTAAGTACGAGCGAAGAAATGGACGTTATATCGATGTCCTTCATCCTGCCATCGGCCCAGTGTGATCTCGATCTAAACACTCAAACCAAAGGATGGCTAAATTCGATTATCTTTATTGGAATGATGGTGGGGGCATATTTCTGGGGTAGTATAGCTGATTCGATGGGTCGTAAAAAGGTTCTGATTGTGATCTCGTTCATGAATGGATTCTGCATAGTggcctcgtccttttcacagaATTATGAATGGTTCATGTTGTTCCGATTTCTCAATGGTGCTGC CCTTGGAGGTAGTGGTCCAGTTATTTGGTCATACTTCGCCGAATTCCAACCGAAAGCCAAGCGTGGTTCCATGTTGAGTTTCATGGCAGCGTTTTGGACATTTGGCAATCTATTTGTAGCCGGGCTGGCCTGGTTGATTATTCCAACTAATATTGGATTCATAACGCCATACTTCAAATACAATTCCTGGCGTATCTTCTTAGTTGTATGTTCGATACCATCGTTCATTGTAGCTTGTCTGCTCTTCTATCTACCAGAATCGCCTAAATTCCTTCTATCGAAAGGAAAACATGATCGAGCTCTGGCCATATTCCGTGGAATCTTCGTTACAAATACCAAAAAACCACAAGAACTCTATCCAGTCAGGGAACTGGTTATTGATGAAAAACTTCAGCAAGAGATTGCCGCCAATAAGGCTTCTCTCAAAGGAAAATACCATAAAATGTTGACCGGAATGGTGGAACATAGTAAACAGCTTTTCCGTTCGCCAATTCTCAAATTCACCGTTGTATCAATTGTTATCAATTTCACATTCCACATCGGTTACTATGGTCTTATGATGTGGTTCCCGGAGTTATTCAATCGATTCGATGAATACGGACAAGCGCATCCTGGTGAAACAGCTGGAGTATGCACCGTCACCAATTACGTGGTAAACCTTGGCACACATGCAACAGAAGGAATCTGCTCCTCGCATATACCAAGTGCAGTATTTATGGAATCACTCATATCGCTGGCTTCTGCTCTGCCTGCCAATCTGATAGCTATCCTCGGGATGGATCGTCTCGGAAGGAAGTTCTTTTTGATTTTCGGAACAATGACGTCTGGTGTGTGCTCGGCAGCGATGTACTTCGTATTCAGTAAAACCCAGAATCTTATCGTAACAGCAGTATTCAGCGGTGCCATCTCTGCAGCTAATGCGGCTCTCGATTGTCTTATTACCGAAGTCTTCCCAACGAATCTAAg AGCAACTGGTGTAGCAATTTCCATGGTTGCAGCACGTTTGGGTGGTATCGTAGGCAATGTGGTGATAGCCACTCTTCTCGATACCTACTGCCCGGCGCCAACCTTTATTGTCGCAGCGCTGCTTATAGGTGGTGGATTGATGTGCCTGCTATTGCCAAATACCACGCGGACATCActcaattaa